The segment TCCTTGATGCTGCCCACCGGGTGGACCGCGTAGCCGAACACACGCTCGAACAAGGCGAGGAACGCGAGATGGATGTCGCGATTGTCTTCCAGGAACAGGAGGTGCCGTCGACTCTTGCCCATTCATGTACCGATCACCGGCGGCAGAGCCTTCGCAAATTCGCTGCGCGATTTGAATCCGTTTTGAACAGGCCGCGACGGTTTGGTTTTTGCCTTGGCGCGTCCTAGGTGGAGAGATCGTTGTCAATCCATCCCGACTGACATCCGAGATTTCCCGATCCCACTTTCCTGCTGTGTTCGCAGAACATCAGGCACTGAGAGAGGACGCTGGCCGGCAAAGGCCGGACGCGAAAATCCATCGATCTATAACCGAAGGATAACGATGATCGCGTTCCTGAGAGAACCCGGGCCGCAGTTCGGAGTGCGCGACTTTCGCGCGCCGATTGATCTGAAATTGCTCCGGAAACAGCACTCGCAGCTCGTCGCGATCCTCAAGGAATTGGGCGCGCAGGTTAAGCTGATCCCAGCGTCGCCGGATCAACCCGATGGCGTGTCTGTCGACCATGCCGCCGTCGTCCTGCCGGAGGTGGCGGTGATCACGCAGCCGCGCGGGCTCTCCCGCGAGTCGGAGGTCGAAACCATTGCCACGGCGTTGGCCAACCACCGGCCGATCGTGCGGATTGTCGCGCCGGCATGCCTGGACGGTCGCGATGTCGTGCGGATCGGACGCACGCTTTTCGCCGGCATTTCGCGCCACACCAGCGCGGAAGGCATCGCCGAATTCGCCGGAACTATCGAACCCTACGGCTACGAGGTGCGGACGGTCGAAGTCCACGGGTGCGCTCATCTCAAGTTCGCCTGCACCTTCGTCCCGCCCCATTTCCTGGTGGCGAATACCTCATGGGTGGATGGCAACACCTTCGGAGATCTGGTTCTGATCCCGGTCGATGAAGGCGAGCCCTTCGCCGCCAACACGCTCACGGTCGCTGGCACGACGCTGGTGAGCGAGGCGTTTCCGAAAACGGAGCAACGTCTCCGGGATGCCGGCATCGTGACGCGGGGCGTACAGGTGTCCGAGTTTCACAAGGCTGAAGCAGGGCTGACGGGCCTCTGCCTGATCTTGGAGCCGCGCAGCGTGCGTCCCGCGAACGCGCCGGTGGGCCTCAGATTCGTGCGGGCGCCGCGTGCGTCGGCGAACAACGGCCATTTTGCCCAGGCCGTCGTCCACGCGGGAATTGTGTATGTCGCGGGTCAGTTGCCCATCGATCCAAAAACAGGCCGGCCCGTGGAGGGCGCAGCCGAGCAACAAACCGAGCAAGCCCTGCGCAATGTGGCCACGGTTCTCACCGAATCGGGCAGTTCGCTCGCGCGCGTGCTACGCGTGACGCTTTATGTTTCCGACCTCAAAACATTGGACGGCGTGAACGCCGCTTGCGCCCGAGTTTTCGCGGGACACCGGCCGGCGCAATTCGTGGTCCCGACGAAACCCTTGCAGCAGGGTTGTCTCGTCGCGGCGGAGGTCATCGCCGCCGTTGCAGCTGAGTAGCCGCCTGACGTCACGGGTCCATCCGCTGGCCCTGACGCTCGGTCATTTTCTGCGTGACGCTTTGGGTTTGCTGCAATTCCCGACGCGCGCGGGCGCGCGTGATGATCGCCTCCGCTTCCTTCGCGTCGCCGGCGGTTTCCACCCACGCTTTGACCTCGTGCTTGGTGCGGATGTGATCGGCCGGCCCCATTTCCCGCACTCTCAGTCGGTCGGTGATGACCTTCACGGGGTCAGGTTGATTGCGCAGCGTCAGCAAGTTTGCCGCGCTGGGATCCGGGGTTTCGTTCGTATTCATCGGGAATCGGAATCAAATGGTGGCGCCGCGCGGGCGAAGCCGGACCTTCTTGTAACCGTTGGTGCAGTGGCGAACGATCGCTGTGTGGTCGGACAGGTTGCGAA is part of the Opitutus terrae PB90-1 genome and harbors:
- a CDS encoding Rid family hydrolase, translated to MVFALARPRWRDRCQSIPTDIRDFPIPLSCCVRRTSGTERGRWPAKAGRENPSIYNRRITMIAFLREPGPQFGVRDFRAPIDLKLLRKQHSQLVAILKELGAQVKLIPASPDQPDGVSVDHAAVVLPEVAVITQPRGLSRESEVETIATALANHRPIVRIVAPACLDGRDVVRIGRTLFAGISRHTSAEGIAEFAGTIEPYGYEVRTVEVHGCAHLKFACTFVPPHFLVANTSWVDGNTFGDLVLIPVDEGEPFAANTLTVAGTTLVSEAFPKTEQRLRDAGIVTRGVQVSEFHKAEAGLTGLCLILEPRSVRPANAPVGLRFVRAPRASANNGHFAQAVVHAGIVYVAGQLPIDPKTGRPVEGAAEQQTEQALRNVATVLTESGSSLARVLRVTLYVSDLKTLDGVNAACARVFAGHRPAQFVVPTKPLQQGCLVAAEVIAAVAAE